In the genome of Leishmania braziliensis MHOM/BR/75/M2904 contig, possible fusion of chromosomes 20 and 34, one region contains:
- a CDS encoding putative G-actin binding protein, with product MLQIELSIAPDAQAALEESGKHNTTTVAVLITIEKEVLHLLAPPVSFSGDGFEHDLTTTRTFLDAKSVSAAYIVVRSAPSTQHVVMYVSDSAAAKNRMLYSTGLRSVVEATPHAQKQTIQISSVNELLPSLFEAEPMNVREDLMTESERHRAAIARMVVAPQPVALPGVAIKMTPEASDMLSQFAGGAVDVATFKIEAEQLKLDQVVKQLGGDFNQVKSILTDTDPRFVLLRYPSPKTQRAEAVMVYVCPPTCSPKIKIQYASSVAAFREQASHHKIKFAHKVETDTPSTLVEDVHSAFEPFPSGAAREAQGEAPSCSSVSSAPKGHRMLI from the coding sequence ATGCTACAAATCGAGCTCTCCATCGCGCCGGATGcccaggcggcgctggaggaatCGGGCAAGCACAACACTACCACGGTGGCTGTGCTCATCACCATTGAAAAGGAAGTGCTTCACTTGCTGGCGCCGCCAGTGTCCTTCAGCGGCGACGGGTTTGAGCATGATCTGACGACGACCCGTACATTCCTGGATGCGAAGAGCGTGTCAGCAGCGTACAttgtggtgcgcagcgcaccgaGTACGCAACATGTTGTCATGTATGTGAGTGACTCAGCAGCTGCTAAGAATCGTATGCTCTACTCCACTGGATTACGGAgtgtggtggaggcgacGCCTCATGCGCAGAAGCAGACGATTCAAATCTCCTCCGTTAACGAGCTACTTCCGTCGCTGTTCGAGGCGGAGCCCATGAACGTGCGGGAGGACTTGATGACGGAGAGTGAGCGGCATCGTGCCGCGATTGCGCGAATGGTGGTGGCACCCCAGCCAGTGGCTCTCCCCGGCGTGGCCATCAAGATGACTCCGGAGGCGAGCGATATGCTATCACAGTTTGCTGGCGGCGCGGTGGACGTGGCCACGTTCAAGATTGAAGCGGAGCAGCTTAAGCTGGACCAAGTGGTGAAGCAGCTGGGCGGGGACTTTAATCAGGTGAAGTCCATACTGACGGACACGGACCCCCGCTTCGTGCTCCTGCGCTACCCCTCGCCTAAGACGCAGCGCGCCGAAGCCGTCATGGTGTACGTGTGCCCGCCTACTTGTAGTCCCAAAATCAAAATTCAGTACGCCTCGTCGGTCGCTGCCTTCCGTGAGCAGGCCTCGCACCACAAGATCAAGTTTGCGCACAAGGTAGAGACCGACACCCCGTCGACGCTTGTGGAGGACGTGCACAGCGCCTTCGAGCCGTTCCCGTCTGGTGCCGCACGTGAGGCTCAAGGTGAAGCGCCGTCATGTTCTTCGGTCTCGTCGGCACCGAAGGGCCACCGTATGCTCATTTGA
- a CDS encoding putative clathrin coat assembly protein AP17 produces the protein MIHFILLQNRMGNTRLAKFYIPVDDAGQAQIKRQVNAIVNARDARATNFVSYKDIKLVYRRYAGLFFILGIDQEDNDLMYVELIHLLVEVLDMFFKDVCELDLIFNFHKVYMIIDEMVMGGEIQEVSRPVILNRLQELEISSK, from the coding sequence ATGATTCACTTTATCCTCCTGCAGAACCGCATGGGCAACACCCGGCTCGCCAAGTTTTACATCCCAGTCGATGATGCCGGCCAGGCGCAGATCAAACGTCAGGTCAACGCTATCGTGAACGCACGCGATGCACGTGCGACAAACTTTGTTTCGTACAAGGATATCAAGCTTGTCTATCGCCGCTATGCCGGGCTCTTCTTCATCCTCGGCATCGATCAGGAGGACAACGACTTGATGTACGTCGAGCTGATTCACCTGCTTGTGGAAGTACTGGACATGTTCTTCAAGGATGTGTGCGAGCTGGACTTGATCTTTAACTTCCACAAGGTGTACATGATCATCGATGAAATGGTTATGGGCGGCGAGATTCAGGAGGTGTCGCGGCCAGTCATTTTAAACCGACTACAGGAGCTCGAGATCTCGAGTAAGTAG
- a CDS encoding putative asparaginyl-tRNA synthetase — protein MHAKGAARLRQHLAAKQRMCLLSTWPVWWVAAKLTRGESEAMGWRATLQMDVEIIVEKLVGPASQMMARRVGRAVIDAPASAATSPPVAPGREFTVRRCSLSVPGSLQSPPPLRVTSLPLCGRAFCASTCTIPSAAPRLATTSSLALVHQLSFFSTSLSPCPFLFLALPHALVRHRRALPPHEHRSLCLPLHTSYRAIVIHHQSVLLFKTSDSQGPPRKTEGEMEDEQQRAAVVAQLKTVVGLDDKGAKDLSSKPARVADVLAFFAQYNINEASPRDQKVMLFNVWTKVKKLVHRKPIASFILDGQLDSTQKVDAAIKFVNATECERVDTAAMLAECGVGVTVSQEDVEKTVAEVLATEDASAVKAKWDKNPNMMLGQMRRVAALRWADVEHVRAALEKQVPELIKDIVVAAKPTVALPQAAKEETAAGPRKGVEVCQQNSNFRAVSQGLPRTAIGELPSQKESACVYVVGWAHRVRHQSRMSFVVLRDGSGFIQCVFDGSTEPFHRESCIAIRGTLRYEPKAKSELQPPMELHVHEYAIVGNSDGTIETIITAESSVDKLYDQRHIVARGTVASSVLKVRHELLRAFREYFWSRRYYEVTPPTLVQTQVEGGSTLFDVLYYGENAYLTQSSQLYLETVTASLGNVYCCLPSYRAEKSKTKRHLSEFTHLEIEYDVCSFEDLLNHLEDMICTVIHTVIERAGNMVAMLNPTQLINPNGDVRDSTNYKFTPKRPFRRLRYADAIQFCNENGILNTETGKPFEFGDDITDQPERAMVAQMGEFVFMTHFPAQMKSFYMQRDPADTTLTESVDVLVPGIGEVVGGSMRMYKYDELLDAYKREGLDASTYYWYTDQRRYGGAPHGGFGLGVERLLVWMLNLDNVKDACMYPRYMGRCKP, from the coding sequence ATGCATGCCAAAGGTGCAGCGAGGCTGCGACAACACCTcgctgcgaagcagcggaTGTGCTTGTTGAGCACGTGGCCGGTGTGGTGGGTGGCGGCGAAGTTGACGAGGGGTGAGAGCGAGGCAATGGGCTGGCGGGCGACCCTGCAGATGGATGTGGAGATCATTGTGGAGAAGCTTGTTGGGCCTGCTTCTCAGATGATGGCACGCAGAGTCGGACGGGCTGTGATCGATGCtcctgcttcagcagcgacgtcgccgcCTGTTGCACCCGGGCGTGAGTTTACAGTGCGCCGTTGCTCTCTGTCGGTACCTGGATCTTTAcagtcgccaccaccactgcggGTGACTTCGTTGCCATTGTGTGGTCGAGCTTTCTGCGCGAGCACTTGTACAAttccatcagcagcgccacgtcTGGCAACCACCTCGTCTCTTGCGCTTGTTCATCAACTCTCGTTCTTCTCTacgtccctctccccttgcccttttctctttctggcATTGCCGCACGCCCTggtgcgccaccgccgggCCCTGCCGCCTCACGAGCACCGATCACTGTGTCTGCCCTTGCACACGTCTTACAGAGCCATAGTCATTCACCACCAGTCCGTGTTACTATTTAAGACCTCGGATTCGCAAGGCCCACCGAGAAAAACAGAAGGGGAGATGGAGGACGAACAGCAacgtgccgctgtcgtcgcaCAGCTCAAGACGGTTGTTGGTCTTGACGACAAGGGCGCCAAGGACTTGTCCAGCAAACCGGCGCGCGTTGCCGATGTGCTCGCCTTCTTTGCGCAGTACAACATCAATGAGGCCTCTCCTCGTGACCAGAAGGTCATGCTCTTCAACGTGTGGACGAAGGTGAAGAAGCTTGTGCACCGCAAACCCATCGCCAGTTTCATCCTCGACGGGCAGCTCGACAGCACGCAAAAGGTCGACGCCGCCATCAAGTTTGTGAACGCGACCGAGTGTGAGAGGGTCGACACGGCGGCCATGCTGGCGGAGtgcggcgtcggcgtgaCGGTGTCGCAGGAGGACGTGGAGAAGACCGTTGCCGAGGTCCTCGCCACCGAGGATGCGAGCGCCGTCAAGGCAAAGTGGGACAAAAATCCGAACATGATGCTGGGACAGATGCGCCGTGTGGCGGCCCTGCGTTGGGCCGACGTCGAgcacgtgcgcgcggcgCTCGAAAAGCAGGTGCCGGAGCTGATCAAGGACATTGTGGTTGCGGCGAAGCCCACTGTAGCGTTGCCGCAGGCCGCGAAAGAGGAGACCGCCGCTGGACCGAGGAAGGGAGTTGAGGTGTGCCAGCAGAACTCGAACTTTAGGGCTGTTTCGCAGGGACTGCCACGCACCGCGATTGGCGAGTTGCCGTCGCAAAAGGAGAGTGCCTGTGTCTACGTTGTTGGTTGGGCTCACCGCGTGCGCCATCAGTCTCGCATGTCCTttgtggtgctgcgcgatggctCGGGCTTCATCCAGTGCGTGTTCGACGGCTCTACGGAACCCTTCCACCGCGAGTCGTGCATCGCCATTCGCGGCACGCTGCGCTACGAGCCAAAGGCGAAGTcggagctgcagccgccgaTGGAACTGCACGTGCACGAGTACGCTATCGTTGGCAACTCTGACGGTACGATTGAGACGATCATCACAGCTGAAAGCTCCGTTGATAAGCTGTACGACCAGCGCCATATTGTGGCTCGCGGCACCGTGGCGTCATCTGTGCTCAAGGTCCGccacgagctgctgcgcgccttcCGCGAGTACTTCTGGTCGCGCCGTTACTACGAGGTGACGCCACCGACGCTGGTGCAGACGCAGGTGGAGGGCGGGTCGACGCTGTTTGACGTCCTCTATTACGGTGAGAACGCCTATCTAACGCAGTCTTCACAACTCTACCTCGAAACTGTGACGGCATCGCTGGGCAATGTGTACTGTTGCCTGCCGAGCTACCGCGCCGAGAAATCCAAGACGAAGCGCCACCTCAGCGAGTTCACGCACTTGGAGATCGAGTATGACGTTTGCTCCTTTGAGGATCTTTTGAACCACCTGGAGGACATGATCTGCACCGTCATCCACACCGTCATTGAGCGCGCCGGCAACATGGTGGCCATGCTGAACCCCACCCAACTCATCAACCCCAACGGAGATGTTCGGGACTCCACCAATTACAAATTTACGCCGAAGCGCCCcttccgccgcctccgctaTGCCGACGCGATCCAGTTCTGCAACGAGAACGGCATTTTGAACACCGAGACTGGCAAGCCCTTCGAGTTCGGCGACGACATCACCGATCAGCCGGAGCGCGCCATGGTGGCCCAGATGGGCGAGTTTGTGTTTATGACGCACTTCCCTGCTCAGATGAAGTCTTTCTACATGCAGCGCGACCCTGCCGATACGACGCTGACGGAGTCAGTCGACGTCCTAGTGCCAGGCATTGGCGAGGTGGTTGGTGGCTCGATGCGTATGTACAAGTACGATGAGCTGCTCGATGCGTACAAGCGCGAGGGCCTCGATGCGTCCACGTACTACTGGTACACAGACCAGCGCCGCTACGGCGGTGCTCCACACGGCGGCTTTGGACTCGGTGTCGAGCGTCTGCTAGTGTGGATGCTGAACCTGGATAACGTGAAGGACGCATGTATGTACCCCCGTTACATGGGCCGCTGCAAGCCGTAG